CAACTCTGTTAACACAGGCAACTGTTGTGACAACTGTCCAACTCATTTAGAGCAAAACATCCTCAAAATTCAACTAGTGCTTGCGCTATaggtgtttgtagcatcagacatgCGACCTTATCCTGGATTTAAGCAACTAGCGTACTGAAACCATGCTGTGAAATTCCAAGCTCATCTTACCACAAAGGTATTGCCTTTCATGTATGATAATGTCAAGGAAAAGTCATTAGAGGTCTGAGAGGTTTAGGGGCCTTAACAACAGACTGAtggaccttcagagcaacacagagctacaTGACCCTCTATGGCTTCTGTTCTTTTTACTGTTAGTTTTCAattgactggttattgttacattcatattagTGCagtacattgaaaacaaatgatggacattatatcactcTTAACACCATGTAGAGAATCGAAATGGGAATTAAAAACTTGACTCTAGAAACAAACtagacaagtctaaaaatggcagatcCATCTgtgcttaaaataaaaaatcaccgTTCTGGATGTACTGGAGACTGGAGTTTCTGCCAGGAATCACGACAAGGAGCACATTAGCACATTACCAGTCCAGCCTGGACGAAACAAAAGTGTGGACCAGCCTCAGCCTTGGGTAGGGAAAAAGTTTGGTGCAATTTGGACTCCCAAGTTAGTGATAGAGGGGGTTGATATAACCAGAAAGTGAGATGCCAGTTATTAGTTTTGAGGCCAGTTAGTTTGGCCTCAGTTTTGTTGCTGTTAAACTGGAGAAATGATGAACTCACCCACACCCTTATGTCCTCCAGACAGGCTGTGAGGGCTGGTCGTGTAGCTACAAAGGAGTATCGTCAGCATAGCAGTGGAAGGAAATTCCATGCTTGCTGACGATGTGGTCCAGGGAGAGCATGTAAGATGGTAAACAAGGACCCAAGGACCGACCCCCGAGGGACCACACAGGTGACAAAGCGGGGCCTTGATGTAGCCTCTCCCAGGGTCACGTACTCAGCTCTTCTTGTCAGGTAGAAGTGGAACCATCTAAGTTCCAGAGTCCAGTGTAAAGCTGTAGACAGCAACgacaacaaatgaaaatgaaatggaagaacaacgagaggaaaaacagataaTAATGAATACAGTAAACAATATTTATCGAataaggctaaaaaaaaaaggtgaaacgACACTATTAGCAAATTActaattaaagctgcatttGAAGAATTAAAAGGCCAGTTGTTTTAAATGTCGTACATGAATGCTAGAAACAATTCATATCTTAAGTTTTCAATATTTTGATGGAATCTCAAGGGGGTATTGTAAAATCTAAAATACAGTAACTGTATTGCACTGAAGCTAACTTAATCCACTCACACTGAGCCAGGCTATGACTGATGCTGATGTCACATGTTTATGTGTCATGTTAGATCCGGTATTCATTTGAGCAAACTTTAATTGAAGTTTGCTCAATACATTATATACTACAATAATTGGAATGTTCAGAACACAAAACGGTCCACATTGATTAGTTTGTGGAATCAAATCAGTCAGTGACCCGTTCACACCTTGTGTCCGCATGTGTCCCTAATGTGACTCCTATCAACAGTTGtgatcttcaacatcctttgtacaatataatcactatccctcctctgcacatgaccaaactGTCAGCGTCGCATAAATCTGAGTTCATAAGTTACATCATAATTTAGATAAGTTAATagaaaaataattcatttaatgtaaataaaatgtaattagttAATTGGGAATGCTGTTTATTTCATGCCCAGAACACTGTCATTTGAGGGACTGTATACAATGCATGGTGTGCATGGGTCAAGGGGCGcactttattcattcattcattcagtctgAAGATAAAGGATTTTAACAGACTTGAAACCTCTTTTCACAGCAAGTGGCCAATGAGGTATTTGACGaactttaaatgtcttttttttatgtcggtGCTGCGCGTCCTcgttgtgtgtgttatgtgccGCTAATGGGTCCTTGTAATATGTTCATATAAAACAGTTCTCACGGTGTGAACAAGACGGGGAGGAGAAGCAATAAGTTACACAAACCATCTTAACCTCTTTACTTTCCAAACCATTCAAACTGAGCTGTCCCTCACATATACTCATTTCTAATACTATGCAATGCATGGTTTATGATGGCTTATGGCTTATGGTGGCTTatgctctgccacctccagctccacctgctGGTTTTTTGTAGAAAGTACTCTTAGCCTATAACTCTAGGCAATCATTGAATAAGATTTTACACTTCAGTGTTGACCATTTTTAATGCAGCAGGACAGTATTATATAGgttatagttaaaaaaaaaacagttttcttcTATACTGTCGATTTCAAAATCCTTGTTTCATTGTACTCACTATTCAAACATATGTACATACTCCCCTAAAATAAAGCAACATTTCAGATGGTAACTCAATGTTCTCAGTTGCATTATTGCAGTAAATACAGCAGTGAATTTAGAGTATGACTGACTCCAGTGTCAGTGCCACTGAGATAGACTGAGgaacacagagagcacagggAGGGATTTATGCGGAAATAGAAACTCAACATGTTACATGAAAAACATACTTCCCAACCCCCACACATTATGCTCTGCTCCTGCCCATCACAGTCTGTATATGTTGTGTGCTCTGAAGCAAAAACAACTTGTTTAAGACATTTAACTGTGGGTGATATCAGTCTATGGAGGAACAATGCAGCACAGGATCTTCGTTCTCCTGAATTTACACTTTGGTAATTCTGCCTGATTATTGcttgtcagtctgtctgtctgtctgtctatgtggTATGTGTACAGTGTATGCATGATGTGAAGATgcatgtttataaatgtttatgaaggttgtctgtctgtctgtgtctgtctgtgtctgtgtgtgtgtgtgtgtgtgtgtgtgtccaactgattgcatgtggcccaccacttaatatcatgttataatgaaaacgtTAGGTGATAGACTATAGACAGgttataatactaaatatgttaattgtcaatattttcaaataataataatactacattggattttttattctattttatttctttttgttatttatacattCAGTTTGCatcattaaacatgttttttttttttttttaactattcaatatcaaaacaaagactttcactttgaattgtgtgaaatatcatcattttaGTTGTTGcagtatcatgatggaatatcatgtcatcattttaaggtCAAGCTGCCCACCCCTTACTGATCAGCTGTTTTTAGACCAGCCCGCTCTCGACCAGACTCGACTCTCATTTGAGTCTGAGACCCCTGGTGTATGTTGACGTTtaagtactgtatgtattaaAGGGATTGTTCAGGtttttagaattagaattagctTTGATTAGCACACAAACCAATTAGGGATGAGCCAATGCATTACTGAGTATCAGCATTGGTCCGATAGTGGTCAAAATCACCAGATCGGATATCGGAAAGATACAAATGTTACATCTGATGCAATCCAAAACACTATTTATCACACAGTTctctatgcacagactgtacaaGTGTAAATCAGCAATAGCATTTTAGTTGAATCatgctttgtgtatgtgtgtgtacttgtatctgtaaccttttctggcataaacactgaccttgtcagaaccagtagtAGAGGCAAGaacggagaccaaaacctagtcctaatgaggcagaactggctatgtttagggctaagatttaaattgtggttaggtttgGGTTATGGTTAGaaatgaactggttatggttgagTTTAGAAATAATGCTCTGAGTTCTAGTGTTTTCTAGTTTGTTCTCTGTCTTTTTGTAGTGGCTGGCATTTCGCTCTCACCTCCTTCCAATGTCGCCATCTCTTCCTTCAACATGGAACACACAGTCAAGTTCCTGCCAGGACCTGGGACCCCAACAGAAACCCACTTCACAGTCCAAATCATCAACTACAGGTATTCAGTGCACATAGCTCAGACAAACAGGGCAGTAAGGTTGAGGTGAGGCAGACATCAGTATCTGTGACTCCATGTTTATACTGTACCTACTGTTCTGACTCATCAACCAAGCTTTATTATGGAACGACATTACTGTCCTGTGACTGTGTATCAGTAGATGTAGGCCTTTCACAGGAGATGATTGAAGGTACAGTAGGcaggtttttaatttttttatttatttgttggcGTTATAGATCAATAATGCCATACTAACCTTTCAGAGAAAATGTCTGCACCTtcttcctcacctcctcctgtagactcctcctgtcctcctgtagACTCTATTTATAGCTTTTGGTAATTATTGAgggaaagataaaaacaaaaagagatcaCAATTAAAAGGTAAGGCACTGAAATATGAGCCACGATACGATCCATTGGATCTGTATAGACCTTTGCCTGCTTATAgctattaccatcttacataagcaCGACAAAAGTCACCCTGATAAGATATTgctgagatatacacatctgaacttgtcatcaaatctgtaatctggatcacaTCCAAGTGAAACcaatgagttttgacagagatatgatttatttttttacagttttgcccattataagAAATCTTGAACATTTGAGAATTATTCATGATGTCATAAGAGTCTTATGAAAACTTTCACTACAGATCACCAACAATTCAGATTGATCCATCAAAAATTGttgacaggaagttgctaacagaacGACAAACTTACAGAAAAACCCACGCCCCTGAAAACGGAGGCGTAAGTAAAAAAGTTCATCTGTTTGtctgatgagaggagctcaggacagacaGCTCATAATCCCAAAAtgatagttttttgttttgttttgactgtttttccAGCTATCGTACCTACTAACAGCTTCAATGATACTGATGTTAAAATAGTAACCAGAATGTCAATCAGGTGCTATGctttaacacattaaaaaagaTAATGTAAGACAAAgtcttttacagaataaaataaatataacaatgCCCCTAATGGAGGCTCTTCTTCCACCACTGCAGTCATATTTGTTTGCTGAAAGTCCACAAACTGTCATTTGTTTACCTCTAGTCTTtgatgtgtttcatttttgtttctgaATCAGCCCTTTGAGTCTGTACTTTCCTTTTTGAGTAAACGTCTACATCAGGCGACATGATAATGAGCTTGTTATTAGTACCAAGATGACACAGCAAGCCACCCTTTAACTATGCTGTAAAAGCTACTATGCTAATTAGCACAGCATTAACTTTCCATTTCTAAggtgaatgtacagtatttttggAGCATTTTCTTGTCATCACAAGTCTTTCTCCCCCTCATCTATGTTTtttcatttggaggaaaaactCGTGGAGACTAGTGTCGGGTTGTTCCGAGCTGACAGCGGAACAGATGTGCAACGTAACCAGAGCTTTTAAGGACCAATACAATCAATACAAAGCCCGCGTCCAGGCCTTCACAGCCACCGAGACGTCCAACTGGACAGTGTCACGCTGGTTCCAGCCTCTGTCGGACAGTGAGACTCTaccaacacatttacacacaaaacataGAAAAGATACAAGAGTGTATTAAACTCTTTACATGTCTTCCATGGCAACCGTAATTGCTCCATCTTCTCAGATGACTGACAGCTTCCCTCCACAGCTGTGTTGGGGCCACctgatgtgtctgtgtctggctGTGGAAACTGTCTTATCCTACACCTCAAAGTTCCTGCAACACGGGGACTCCGACATCATCTGCAGCTGAAGAGTCTCTACAGAGGAGTCGCCATGCAGGTGCAAAGGACAAGAGATGGAGCACAGGTACGTGTCACACTTGCAGCTAAACTACGTCTACATTCCTATATCTATTTTTAACCTCCTCATATCTTTGTCATCTGACTCATCCATCTCTGCAAAGACATTTGAAGGATTTGTTAGGGGTTTCACACGACAACCTGCatgaaagctgtagtgtgtatcttttaaataaaaacagatgttccttatattcaaacacacacacacacacacacacacaacactgattTGGCCTATCAAATCCACATGACTCTTTCTGTGTTCTATAGCAGATCTAATCACTGGCACGCATTGTGCTAGTTAAATCAGACGACTGTAAACGGACTGAAGCCACCACAAATTtgcagaagtgaattctactgctcagaaaaACCTGGTTGTTCAGCCGTTTGACATGAtgaatgcttcttgtccccacccacccctgctctgctggtgtttttttcacacaattGCTCCCTCAGTTaggtctgatagtgttgcttAAAAGAGCCTTTCCTGATGATAGAAGCAGCTTTCAATTAcataaactgtaaaacaaatacagagaTTCTCTTCTTTACATATTATGTATGATAGAAAATATGgctgaaaacatgtgaaaataaaTTACAACTGTTGAGTAAAGAATTATGGAGACTGAAAACAGTCTCTTTCCCTTGTGAGcaactgcacctgctcctacatTACTGCCTTTGGTATGTTGGTGTGTCTTGCCtcaatgtaaaaacacacagacagaaaagctctgtcagatgaggaaataaataagaatTTCTCCCAGAGGGGCAATTTAAGGCATGTAGAGCAGTTGTACACATTTACAAGAGACAGACATTTACAGAGGATGGCTGTTTTTGTAAGAATAAGaaccaaaaactaaaaaagtacctactcaacatgggcggagtcatcactgcatggctgcatgaaactgcactgactttgttttacacgtgacacacacacacacacacacacacacaaacaagtgacttggaaagcagttgttttcaatgtaactgaatcaaattactagaatcagttaattaaaaatatttgttcagtacttcctccatgatcAGTCacaatcagcagtgctgtcgctaaatacaccagactccagatcagattttagacatttacctggtaattgttggagattaacccacattttcaggattgttaagtctttataactgatctacagttcagcagttggttagggttagggtctagcggttgtatacatgacagcaaCCACTTCCACCTTGGAAGCTGGAAGCTTCACTGATTTCTCTACCAGCAATCTGCTCAGTGGTGCGAGCACTGCGCCCGAGTGCAGTCGACAAGGGTTcactataccacctttttaatattgtttttaatgtttcctgCCTAGCCCTGCCTAGTCCACAGAGAAGGAGATGTGGACACTGTGTCCACTTGTTCATTGATGTTGCTGGAGGTGGAAAGGAGGTTGTCCCAGTCTGTAGATTCGAAGCATCCTTGCAGCTTTGCGACCactgtttgatgtttttgacaaCATTCTTTACAACCGGGGTGTATGCTGGTGCCAGCAGGATGGTGTGTTGGTCAGCAGAGCTGAGAGGG
This genomic interval from Solea solea chromosome 2, fSolSol10.1, whole genome shotgun sequence contains the following:
- the LOC131448191 gene encoding interferon alpha/beta receptor 2-like; translation: MQHRIFVLLNLHFVAGISLSPPSNVAISSFNMEHTVKFLPGPGTPTETHFTVQIINYRKNSWRLVSGCSELTAEQMCNVTRAFKDQYNQYKARVQAFTATETSNWTVSRWFQPLSDTVLGPPDVSVSGCGNCLILHLKVPATRGLRHHLQLKSLYRGVAMQVQRTRDGAQFSLNVPYNEKNVIMYLQPGVEYCVIVTVTTLLNPNSVSSQPYCAFTSRPSPTSSLHVVFSLLTVSCMTAFLIIGLVLYGGQLSLKFRNLKSEHVSQ